The Erwinia billingiae Eb661 nucleotide sequence TGCGTTCCTTGAAAGTTAGGGGTCGCAAAGGATCTGAGCAATCTGGAGAGTCTCAAATCCCTACGCCGGCATTATCCGGATCAGGTTCGACGGGTTTGTCTCAGCGCTGGCAGTGAAACACCGCGAACGCACCCCGTTGAGAACGGCCTATTCTAGTGATTTCCGCTGGGTAACGAAAGCATCATGCGTCGTCAGGGGCGAACCAGGCGGATTTAAAATCAAACCAGCCCAGCATATTCATTCTGACCCCGCGCATGCTGCGTTGACCTTCCAGCAGCAGCCAGTGATGGAACAGCGGATGCAGCGTCCAGGTGTTGATCAACTGCTTGCCCCAGTCGGCCAGCGGCAGCTTCTGTTCGCGCCAGCGTTGCGCATCCTTTTCCCAGTCCAGCGTGACGCAATGATGCACCAGCGGGATTTCGTACAGCAGCGCAAACACCGAAAATTCCAGCGGCAGGGTGAAGTTGGCGCTGCCGAGCCAGATATCGCTCTCGGCTTCGCCGCGGTGCCAGATGTCATAATCGACCTGTTGGGTGATCAACTCCACGCCCTGTTCGGCGAGGATCGGCCGTAACGCATTGGCGATGCCCTGATGCTCGACGTGATCGTTATACCAGGTCAGCGTCAGGGTGGTCAGCCCGTCGGGCTTCTGGCTGGCAGCCATATCGCGGCGATGATGCCAGCGCGGCAGCAGGCCATAAGCCGGAAACCAGTAGCGTTGATAGCCAATACCGGCATGATTCAGCAGGGCGATCGGGTTGAACAGCGTGCTGACCCAGCGACGGATGTGTTCATCGCGACCCTGTTCGGATCGCTGATCAAACAGCAGGAAGTAGCAGCCTTCTTCCAGACGGCTCTCTTCAGACTTTTCTTCCAGCCCTTTGCCTTCCAGCTTAACCCCGGCATAAACCAGCTCATCACTGATTTCCGGCAACACCCAGATATTCACTTCATCAATCAGCGCGCGGTAACCAAAATAGTCATCAAACGCCTGGATCCTCAGTTGGGTGGTCTGATTGCGCACCACCGCATAAGGGCCAGTGCCTATCGGCTGACGGGCGAAGTCCGTGAGGAAGGGCCACTCTTTCGGCAGGATCATGGTGCTGACGCTGCCCAGCAGCCAGGGCAGCCAGTTGTCGGGCTGATGCAGATGAATATCCAGCGTCCAGGGCGCCGAGGACTCGATGCGATCGAAATGGGCATAAAGGCGTTGGGGCTTCAGTCGCTCAAGGGTGCTGATAATGTCGGCCATCTCCAGCTCACGGCCATGATGAAAGTGGATCGCCGGGCGCAGATAAAACCGCCAGTGCAGCGGAGAAAGCTGCTGCCAGTGGTGGGCAATATCGGCTTCGATTTCCCCATTTTCCTCATTTATCCGCGTCAGGCTGCTAAAAATCTGACGGGCAAGGTGGGTTTCAGAACGACGCAGCGGCGTACCGGGTAACAGATTCAGTAACGAGCGATAGTACATCACCCGCAGGATATGTTTCCCCTGGCGGAAACTGCGGCCAAGATGAGAGATCAGCATCTGTCTGACCGTGTTTTTATCGCCCACCAGCTGCACCAGCTGGTCGATGCGATCGTTCTCCAGCAACTCTTCCGCCCGCTGCTGTTGCAATGCCAGTCCGGTGTAATGGAAGCTGAGCTTCGAACGTTTTCCGCGCCCGGCTTCAGCCTGCCAGTTCAGCCAGCCCTGTTCCTGCATCGCGTTCAGCAGATTGCGCATATGCCGGCGGGAGCAGCTCAGTTGTACCGCCAGATCGTTGAGCGTGGTCTCCTGCGGCTGGCCTTCGCAGCACTGCCACAGGCGGATAAACTGTTGTTGTAAGCGGGCAGAAGACATAAAAGAGGAACCCTTATCAGAAAGCAGTCTGTTTTTTCTTCCTTATATTAGGACGATAATGCCCGCAGATGAAAGAGCGGGAGACATTCTTCGAATGCGCTCTGACATTGATGATTCTGAGTATGGTGCCTTTCACCAGCCAGCCGGGTTAATACCTTGCTGGCTTTTTTCGCTGCTCCATGTTTTCTTCTATGCTTGCTGTTTGTCGACTCACCTCTGTGGCGACTTTTTTTGAAGGATCAGCTATGAAATCGCTCCTCACGCGCCGTCGCCGTATCAATCCTGTTTACGTCGCCTTTATGGCCGTGTCGTTTATGGTGGGCGTGGCGGGTGCGCTTCAGGCTCCGACGCTTAGCCTGTTTTTGACCCGTGAAGTGGCCGTTCGTCCGTTCTGGGTCGGGCTGTTTTACACCATCAATGCGATAGCCGGCATTGCGGTGAGCATTTTGCTGGCAAAGCGCTCGGACAACCGGGGCGATCGCCGCATGCTGATCCTGTTTTGCTGCGTGATGGCGATTGGCAACGCGCTGATCTTTGCCTTCAACCGTGACTATCTGACGCTGATTACCTTTGGCGTGCTGCTCTCCGCTCTGGCCAGCGTGTCGATGCCGCAAATCTTTGCCCTTGCCCGCGAATATGCTGATAGCTCCGCCCGAGAGGTGGTGATGTTCAGCTCGGTGATGCGTGCCCAACTGTCACTGGCCTGGGTAGTCGGGCCGCCGTTGTCCTTTGCGCTGGCGCTGAATTACGGCTTCACCACCATGTTTTTGATTGCCGCCGGACTGTTTGTGGTCTGTGTGGCGCTGATCTGGTTTGCGCTGCCGTCGGTGCCGCGCGTGGAACAACCGCCTGAAGTGGTGATCACCCAAATCAGCGCGTGGAAGAATAAAGATGTGCGGCTGCTGTTTATGGCTTCATTGCTGATGTGGACCTGCAACACCATGTATATCATCGATATGCCGCTGTATATCAGCAGCGTGTTGGGGTTGCCGGATAAGCTGGCTGGATTGCTGATGGGCGTGGCGGCCGGGCTGGAAATCCCGGCGATGCTGCTGGCGGGCCATTATGTGAAGCGCTTCGGCAAACGCAAAATGATGCTGTTTGCGGTG carries:
- the sgrR gene encoding HTH-type transcriptional regulator SgrR, translated to MSSARLQQQFIRLWQCCEGQPQETTLNDLAVQLSCSRRHMRNLLNAMQEQGWLNWQAEAGRGKRSKLSFHYTGLALQQQRAEELLENDRIDQLVQLVGDKNTVRQMLISHLGRSFRQGKHILRVMYYRSLLNLLPGTPLRRSETHLARQIFSSLTRINEENGEIEADIAHHWQQLSPLHWRFYLRPAIHFHHGRELEMADIISTLERLKPQRLYAHFDRIESSAPWTLDIHLHQPDNWLPWLLGSVSTMILPKEWPFLTDFARQPIGTGPYAVVRNQTTQLRIQAFDDYFGYRALIDEVNIWVLPEISDELVYAGVKLEGKGLEEKSEESRLEEGCYFLLFDQRSEQGRDEHIRRWVSTLFNPIALLNHAGIGYQRYWFPAYGLLPRWHHRRDMAASQKPDGLTTLTLTWYNDHVEHQGIANALRPILAEQGVELITQQVDYDIWHRGEAESDIWLGSANFTLPLEFSVFALLYEIPLVHHCVTLDWEKDAQRWREQKLPLADWGKQLINTWTLHPLFHHWLLLEGQRSMRGVRMNMLGWFDFKSAWFAPDDA
- a CDS encoding sugar efflux transporter, with the translated sequence MKSLLTRRRRINPVYVAFMAVSFMVGVAGALQAPTLSLFLTREVAVRPFWVGLFYTINAIAGIAVSILLAKRSDNRGDRRMLILFCCVMAIGNALIFAFNRDYLTLITFGVLLSALASVSMPQIFALAREYADSSAREVVMFSSVMRAQLSLAWVVGPPLSFALALNYGFTTMFLIAAGLFVVCVALIWFALPSVPRVEQPPEVVITQISAWKNKDVRLLFMASLLMWTCNTMYIIDMPLYISSVLGLPDKLAGLLMGVAAGLEIPAMLLAGHYVKRFGKRKMMLFAVASGAIFYLGLVVFHDKAALMALQIFNAIFIGIVAGIGMLYFQDLMPGRPGAATTLFTNSISTGVILAGVIQGALAETFGHYSVYWAALVLSIGALVMSAKVKDV